ATCGTTTTGACGATTAAGtttatcattatttaaatcatttatttttgtgtttgttACGTATAATCTGACACAGTGGTTGTAATTGGAGCCAGTTTTATGCTTTGGCACAATTGACCTATAAAACAAGTTATTACTGTATATATTGACCAAGTCCCTTCttgtttgtaaaataattcTATTAAACATGACgaaaaatatgataaattttaaattgattaGTTTTTGATCCCCCATCAGAATTCCATTAATTTTTGGTGTTTATTCCCTCTAAAtggttttaaaatgttaaaaaattacttGTTCCTAGATAAAATCCGTATGCTTCGTTATAGGCCTCTTTTAGTGCTTTTGTTTTGAACAGTTTAGATATTGGTGCAAATTGAGACCTTATTGGCATTGGATATTTGTACACACTTTTTATCCACTTCACATATTCTAAGTCTTTGTTTATATCTCCAATTGGTAATCCTCCGAGGATGTTAGTGTGTTTGAACGATAAGTTTTTACTTTGGTTGCTTTTTTTGCCAAAAACAAAATCGACATTTGCCTCCCCTGATATGTTACTTCGTTTTTCTTTCCCGCTTATTCCAACTCCCGCCTGCTTTTCGTTGTTTTTGTTATCCTTTGAGGTTTCTTCTTGTGTAATATAAGTGATTCTTCCCCCTTTATTCACATATGATTGAATAGATAAACAAACCTAATTTAATATCATATGAGAAATGAGTGCCAAATTGTTCAAACATATCCATCCAGGCCTTTACTTCTTTACATTCGTCGCTGTTTTTGTCGACTGTGTATTTCAAAACACTACAGTTTTCagtgtatttgttaaagTTGGTCTTTAGCTTCCTGGCAGCTGCTATAAACGAGTTTTTAAGTTTCctgtattaaaattgtgtaagtgtgtatactaACAGTGAGTGATTCAGCGGTATTCCTGCTTCCAGCAAGAAACAGTAGGACTTATCCACATATAGTTTGcttttattactttttaataaGTCACTGATCTCAGAATAATTCGTTGACAATGAAAATTTGGCGCTTTCATCAATTGTTGATGCACTGATATCACTATCCACAGATATCAAACTTTTATAGTTTTCTAAATTATCGACTACCGTTCTCTGTATTAATCATTAGTGATGGAGGAAATGTCAACTGGGTAACATGAAAATAAGTACCTCGTTGGATCTTTTACACTCAATCAGCGGCCTAATCCACGCATTCGTTATGTTAGAAGCAGATACTTTTTgaaacaatttatttttcttaaacATTACAGAGTATGAGACTATGGGATCCCTGAATCCTGGGTCCACCAGTAGCTGTGAGTCGGTGAGAGGGTTACCAAAAAGAATGTCATAGCCACAACCCAAATATTCTACACACTAAcattagataaatagacTAACCCAGTGATggaattttttttactttattgaTCTTCTTAATAATAtctaaaaaaaattaaatgtgttagGGAATACCGTGTTTAGAGGTTTTGTCCAATTGAATGGAACAAAgaacattaaatattaataagtACAGAAGAAATAGCATTTTTACCAACTGTTTTCTTAATATAAAGGTTCACTTTAGATTCAGAATATATTATCATGTACACAGCTGTATACTATGTATAGACACACACATAGGTGTGTACATGATACCtgtatacacactagaGGATGCTGACCCATGTATATTAGCATATAAATATTCACATAACGATGAtagtataattttaataaattgtaCACATAATCAATGACGCAACATATTTGCAATCTTTGCAATTAATGTTGCAATTATCGACGAAAGGACTACAAGGCTCCATGACAAGGTTATCTTTTGGGTTGTCGTTATTTTGGTGGAACATAAACTTGATGCCTATGAATGAAATATAACCTTATAAAAATACCGTGTAtcaacttatatttatctggACATCCATTTTCTACTTTATCGACTCCCGTTTTCAATATCGATTTGATAaactattaataaattgtcAGTTTTAAGGAAATATTGCATAAAAAAGCTATTCACTAACGTTTATATTGATAATATTTTTCGGAATACAAAACAGCCATATAAAaccatttatattaatatcatCGTCGGAGCATGATCTTTCtcctacacattaataatGATGTTGTTTCTGGTGGCAACACTACATACCCGATTTACAAAGTTTAATGTATGTAGGgttttttacatttactATAAACCCATACAATATTGCCATGTTAGCTGGACATCTTAGTTTctacaaatattttgttaaacagCCATTCTcactttattttctttatcaGTATTTTTAGGTCTGTATATCATCTGCTTCGAATCTTGTAGCTGATTTATCGTACACAACGACCACATCAAAACACTCGATGTATTCTCTGTGAACAAACACTGATTTCTATAAAAGGTGTGAAACGTTCCACTCTTacaatttgttatttagCAGTTGCAGTTGCCTCAATTCACCGTTTGAGTTAAGCGACATACAAAAACCAAGCATGGCCTTTTCCTCTCCACCGCACACCTTTACATGTTTCTCATTCTCAGTCAGAATCTTTACTGCATTTTTTGACTTCTTcaactaaaataaacattaaaaagtGTTTTTCAAAAGAAATTTAATTgctaaaatattgaatatacTATGTTGATCATTATATTGTTGGTTCCATCCATTTGACTGACTAGAACGTCACCATCCCTTAGCTTCAAGTAATAGTCTGAAGCATCACTATAAATTTGCAAGTATTCTTTTGGAATGATTTCCTTTATTGGTATCAGTTCAAAATCTATTGGAGTGGGATTTCGAATTACGTCCTGTAGCCATTCTGAAATCACCTTCGAGGTCAGTTTGTTTCCAGAGGGTTCAGGCCCGACCGTTAAAGTGTACACTTCTTCCAGGTGTTCCTTATTTGTTTCATCTGATGAACTACTATCGTTCTCTTCGCTTCTGTGGCTTACAAGTTTAAAGAATGTACTAgattcatttatattttttctgttATACTTTTTTTCAGAACTACCATTATACTTGTTCACATCATAaaacttgtttattattcctcctataatattatatattaaatcgTGTTTCACAAACCCATAGTGATTTGATTTGTGACATAAAGTCCATAATCTTTAAAGAACTGAACCCATGgcattacacatttaatgCAGTTTGGATCCAACGAGTTCTTTTTATAAGTTGCAACGTCACAATTACTGGCATCGAAGTTATGTTTACAATTGTTATATAAGCCATTCAATGTTCTTAAGAATATGACATTTTCCGCATCACCATGGCTTTCAAAAAGATTTTTAGATACCAAAGTAGATTTATAAACTATGCATTTGTATTTCTTAATCATCAGgtttttgtgtttactgAAAACATCCTTAATGTCATCGTTTATAAACTCTTCATTGTTATAACTACTATAAGCGTTTGAGCTTGAATTTTgattatgtgtgtatatctTTTTCACCACCTCTTGTTCATTTTCGATATTGAGTTgctaatttataattagtTTCAAATTCATTTCTAAGTAGTTATATATGCAGGTACATATACACGTAAACAAGTAACTGTTTCATACTTCGGTAGATATATCACATATGAACTGATCTTGAACATCCACAGCGCTTTcataattttgtattattggactcttaaaattgtttatattctGTTTCAAGTGGTCGAAACTGTATCCACAGCCCAGAAACTCTAAATTACGTTAACTAAAATCTTCTCAcctatattatttatgcTGTGAATCTCgctattattatatttattaaacaatGCCCTTATTTCTCCgtcttcatttttacaaCAGGCCCATTTAAACAACATATATAAGaagaatatatacatttttaatacatttgtttcatttacaaatttCCGACTCagataatatttttaatgtgCCACTTGATtctaaataattttaatacagGAGGATATAAATTACTGATTATTTAATAGCATATACGCATTCCGAATACATTATTGAAGGTATTGATTCAAATAATCCTCATATGACTTCATTAAGTTATcattttgataattttgGTGTATAAAATAGCTGAGAGGGGAGAGCTCAAATTGAATGGGCACTGGGTTATACTTAATGGTTTTTATCCACTTTTCTTTATTCACATCTGTGGACTGGTCATCCAAA
The sequence above is a segment of the Theileria orientalis strain Shintoku DNA, chromosome 3, complete genome genome. Coding sequences within it:
- a CDS encoding uncharacterized protein (membrane attack complex component/perforin/complement C9 family protein), coding for MREYLGLGYNIKESMPLGNEEDIIIDPGYKEPVISFEYEHGFDIYSTHGKHLPFGVWTRNESLCYKTVLLSKGSKGKSMISVLSEDIQLSIVGMDVYSGKKLSTNLSNTFKDDQMNVFKLNCSIYTTGMILSNQWKLKGSIIILLNKINNYINSNVNPENDDQKVKNAWYQLFNQYGTHIMTKITLGGKIVEMNNNKEESSESKAEKENKMKLNLEVFKLSTDVESNKSNEELNKNKYEKIIIIGGNVVSNDLDDQSTDVNKEKWIKTIKYNPVPIQFELSPLSYFIHQNYQNDNLMKALFNKYNNSEIHSINNIEFLGCGYSFDHLKQNINNFKSPIIQNYESAVDVQDQFICDISTEQLNIENEQEVVKKIYTHNQNSSSNAYSSYNNEEFINDDIKDVFSKHKNLMIKKYKCIVYKSTLVSKNLFESHGDAENVIFLRTLNGLYNNCKHNFDASNCDVATYKKNSLDPNCIKCVMPWVQFFKDYGLYVTNQITMGGIINKFYDVNKYNGSSEKKYNRKNINESSTFFKLVSHRSEENDSSSSDETNKEHLEEVYTLTVGPEPSGNKLTSKVISEWLQDVIRNPTPIDFELIPIKEIIPKEYLQIYSDASDYYLKLRDGDVLVSQMDGTNNIMINILKKSKNAVKILTENEKHVKVCGGEEKAMLGFCMSLNSNGELRQLQLLNNKLNQCLFTENTSSVLMWSLCTINQLQDSKQMIYRPKNTDKENKKLRCPANMAILYGFIVNVKNPTYIKLCKSGERSCSDDDININGFIWLFCIPKNIININFIKSILKTGVDKVENGCPDKYKLIHGIKFMFHQNNDNPKDNLVMEPCSPFVDNCNINCKDCKYVAKQLVKMLFLLYLLIFNVLCSIQLDKTSKHDIIKKINKVKKIPSLEYLGCGYDILFGNPLTDSQLLVDPGFRDPIVSYSVMFKKNKLFQKVSASNITNAWIRPLIECKRSNERTVVDNLENYKSLISVDSDISASTIDESAKFSLSTNYSEISDLLKSNKSKLYVDKSYCFLLEAGIPLNHSLKLKNSFIAAARKLKTNFNKYTENCSVLKYTVDKNSDECKEVKAWMDMFEQFGTHFSYDIKLGGRITYITQEETSKDNKNNEKQAGVGISGKEKRSNISGEANVDFVFGKKSNQSKNLSFKHTNILGGLPIGDINKDLEYVKWIKSVYKYPMPIRSQFAPISKLFKTKALKEAYNEAYGFYLGTKGINTKN